One genomic window of Phycisphaerales bacterium includes the following:
- a CDS encoding STAS domain-containing protein — MRATTADATPDTSEGPNTIRQTFGRALVISPKGPSLSESDAAGVLAESMPDAVRARGRVVLDMARVEYMSSAGISMLVQIRETCMGEGGTLVLCNLAKPIASVLKGTRVDRLFVITSSREKALAKIDR; from the coding sequence ATGCGCGCTACCACCGCCGACGCCACCCCGGATACCAGCGAAGGGCCGAACACCATCCGCCAGACGTTCGGCCGGGCCCTGGTGATCTCGCCCAAGGGCCCCAGCCTCAGCGAGTCTGACGCCGCGGGCGTGCTGGCCGAGTCGATGCCAGATGCGGTCCGGGCACGCGGCCGCGTCGTGCTCGACATGGCGCGCGTCGAGTACATGTCCAGCGCCGGCATCTCGATGCTCGTGCAGATACGCGAGACGTGCATGGGCGAGGGCGGCACGCTCGTGCTCTGCAACCTGGCCAAGCCCATCGCCTCGGTGCTCAAGGGCACGCGCGTCGACCGCCTGTTCGTGATCACTTCCAGCCGCGAGAAGGCGCTGGCCAAGATCGACCGCTAG